In one window of Rhinopithecus roxellana isolate Shanxi Qingling chromosome 15, ASM756505v1, whole genome shotgun sequence DNA:
- the DSCAML1 gene encoding Down syndrome cell adhesion molecule-like protein 1 isoform X3: protein MRGNVAVFKCLIPSSVQEYVSVVSWEKDTVSIIPENRFFITYHGGLYISDVQKEDALSTYRCITKHKYSGETRQSNGARLSVTDPAESIPTILDGFHSQEVWAGHTVELPCTASGYPIPAIRWLKDGRPLPADSRWTKRITGLTISDLRTEDSGTYICEVTNTFGSAEATGILTVIDPLHVTLTPKKLKTGIGSTVILSCALTGSPEFTIRWYRNTELVLPDEAISIRGLSNETLLITSAQKSHSGAYQCFATRKTQTAQDFAIIALEDGTPRIVSSFSEKVVNPGEQFSLMCAAKGAPPPTVTWALDDEPIVRDGSHRTNQYTMSDGTTISHMNVTGPQIRDGGVYRCTARNSVGSAEYQARINVRGACLHLNIRIGF, encoded by the exons AAAACAGGTTTTTTATTACCTACCATGGCGGGCTGTACATCTCTGACGTACAGAAGGAGGACGCCCTCTCTACCTATCGCTGCATCACCAAGCACAAGTACAGCGGGGAGACCCGGCAGAGCAATGGGGCACGCCTCTCCGTGACAG ACCCTGCCGAGTCCATCCCCACCATCCTGGATGGCTTCCACTCCCAGGAAGTGTGGGCCGGCCACACTGTGGAGCTGCCCTGCACCGCCTCGGGCTACCCTATCCCTGCCATCCGCTGGCTCAAGGATGGCCGGCCCCTCCCAGCTGACAGCCGCTGGACCAAGCGCATCACGGGGCTGACCATCAGTGACTTGCGGACCGAGGACAGCGGCACCTACATTTGTGAGGTCACCAACACCTTCGGTTCAGCAGAGGCCACCGGCATCCTCACGGTCATCG ATCCCCTTCACGTGACCCTGACACCAAAGAAGCTGAAGACCGGCATTGGCAGCACGGTCATCCTCTCCTGTGCCCTGACGGGCTCCCCGGAGTTCACCATCCGCTGGTATCGCAACACGGAGCTGGTGCTGCCCGACGAGGCCATCTCCATCCGCGGGCTCAGCAACGAGACGCTGCTCATCACCTCGGCCCAGAAGAGCCATTCTGGGGCCTACCAGTGCTTCGCCACCCGCAAGACCCAGACCGCCCAGGACTTTGCCATCATTGCACTCGAGG ACGGCACGCCCCGCATCGTCTCGTCCTTCAGCGAGAAGGTGGTCAACCCCGGGGAACAGTTCTCACTGATGTGTGCGGCCAAGGGCGCCCCACCCCCCACGGTCACCTGGGCCCTCGACGACGAGCCCATTGTGCGGGATGGCAGCCACCGCACCAACCAGTACACCATGTCGGACGGCACCACCATCAGCCACATGAACGTCACAGGCCCCCAGATCCGCGACGGGGGCGTGTACCGGTGCACCGCGCGGAACTCGGTGGGCAGTGCTGAATATCAGGCGCGAATAAACGTAAGAGGTGCCTGTCTACATTTAAATATCAGAATAGGTTTTTGA